The following coding sequences are from one Mesorhizobium onobrychidis window:
- a CDS encoding Gfo/Idh/MocA family protein, with product MKIVLAGSSHWHAEMHLDAAHACGTEIAGIWDEDAEHARAFARRHHLPFITDFAKILSSPPDVILLMGHPSTVSARARAVIEAGIPLILEKPAASSTAALAALRDLARQHQAFVSVPLPNRFGPAVTAFERLRQKGRAGAVAHCQFRLVNGPPQRYLAEGVAWVVDPAIGGGGALRNLGIHGVDAALSLATGGLGLKAVSIGNRIHRAPVEDHALLVLEDAAGALFVVEAGYTFASMRPGGDFEWRIVSENATLIDYGDRAICATLDDGAIVDLPIELPATRYRLCMSDTLDRLAQKAPPATSIDDYVAAMSLIDTAYEKAGR from the coding sequence ATGAAGATCGTTTTGGCCGGCTCAAGCCATTGGCACGCCGAAATGCATCTCGACGCTGCACACGCCTGTGGCACTGAGATTGCCGGCATTTGGGATGAAGACGCGGAGCATGCGCGCGCCTTCGCGAGGCGCCATCATTTGCCGTTCATCACCGACTTTGCGAAAATCCTCTCCAGCCCGCCGGACGTGATCCTGCTGATGGGACATCCTTCGACGGTGTCCGCGCGGGCGCGCGCCGTCATCGAAGCCGGCATACCGCTGATCCTGGAAAAGCCGGCGGCGAGCAGCACCGCAGCGCTGGCCGCGCTGCGCGACCTGGCGCGGCAGCATCAGGCCTTTGTCAGCGTTCCCCTGCCCAACCGCTTTGGGCCGGCCGTTACCGCCTTTGAACGGCTGCGCCAGAAAGGCCGCGCCGGTGCGGTTGCGCATTGCCAGTTCCGGCTGGTCAATGGCCCGCCGCAGCGCTATCTGGCAGAAGGTGTCGCCTGGGTCGTGGATCCGGCGATCGGCGGCGGCGGCGCGCTGAGGAACCTCGGCATACACGGCGTCGACGCCGCGCTCAGCCTGGCAACCGGCGGGCTCGGACTGAAAGCCGTTTCGATCGGAAACCGCATTCACCGCGCCCCGGTCGAGGACCATGCGCTGCTTGTACTGGAAGACGCTGCCGGAGCGTTGTTCGTTGTCGAGGCTGGATACACCTTTGCGTCGATGCGCCCCGGCGGCGACTTCGAATGGCGCATCGTCAGCGAGAATGCGACCCTCATCGACTATGGCGACCGCGCCATCTGTGCGACACTTGACGATGGCGCTATCGTCGACTTGCCGATCGAATTGCCGGCGACGCGCTACCGCCTGTGCATGAGCGACACGCTCGACCGGCTGGCTCAAAAGGCGCCGCCGGCGACTTCGATCGATGACTATGTTGCGGCGATGTCGCTGATCGACACCGCGTATGAAAAGGCAGGACGATGA
- a CDS encoding Gfo/Idh/MocA family protein: MTGIGIIGAGDFGAAHARAIKQVHGLNLVASCRGNNDALAGFTSEHGGRGYTDWRKLLDDRDVEAVLIASPHHLHAEMAIGAAKVGKHVMLEKPMAPTAAACDAINAAVAAGGVKLMVAHLMHFALPCMAARQVLEEGSLGRPLIGSSWIIKLWMEHNRRDWHLRKATGGGMLLTAGIHALDRLVWLMDDDVVSVSAMLGAKFHGQEADDTALLGLRFAGGGLGQVQSVGYRNGAAGYAMDLVCEQGTLRIDMDRGTMLGRDTVWTDLPGSFEPNWMHNALVREWTAMRDAVADDKPVPVTGAHGRKIIGIIEAAFASNETRREHEVAGAR; this comes from the coding sequence ATGACTGGAATAGGCATTATCGGAGCGGGCGATTTCGGCGCCGCCCATGCGAGGGCAATCAAGCAGGTGCACGGCCTGAATCTCGTCGCGTCGTGCCGCGGGAATAACGATGCCCTGGCCGGCTTCACCAGCGAACACGGTGGTCGCGGCTACACCGACTGGCGCAAGCTGCTCGACGACAGGGATGTCGAGGCAGTCCTCATCGCCAGCCCTCACCATCTCCACGCCGAGATGGCGATCGGTGCGGCAAAGGTCGGCAAGCACGTCATGCTCGAAAAGCCGATGGCGCCGACGGCGGCGGCCTGCGATGCGATCAACGCGGCAGTGGCCGCCGGTGGCGTCAAGCTGATGGTCGCCCATCTCATGCATTTCGCCCTGCCCTGCATGGCGGCCAGGCAGGTGCTGGAGGAAGGATCGCTCGGCCGGCCGCTCATCGGATCGAGTTGGATCATCAAGCTGTGGATGGAGCACAATCGCCGCGACTGGCATCTGCGCAAGGCAACCGGCGGCGGCATGCTGTTGACGGCCGGCATTCATGCGCTCGACCGCCTGGTCTGGCTGATGGATGACGACGTTGTGTCGGTAAGCGCCATGCTTGGCGCCAAGTTCCATGGCCAGGAAGCCGACGACACCGCCCTGCTCGGACTGCGCTTCGCCGGCGGCGGGCTCGGCCAGGTGCAAAGCGTCGGCTATCGCAATGGCGCGGCCGGCTACGCCATGGACTTGGTCTGCGAGCAGGGAACGCTGCGCATCGACATGGACCGCGGCACGATGCTGGGGCGCGATACGGTCTGGACCGACCTGCCCGGCTCGTTCGAGCCGAACTGGATGCACAACGCGCTGGTGCGCGAATGGACGGCAATGCGCGATGCCGTTGCGGACGACAAGCCGGTGCCGGTCACCGGCGCCCATGGACGCAAGATCATCGGCATCATCGAGGCCGCCTTTGCGTCGAACGAGACCCGGCGCGAGCACGAGGTCGCCGGTGCGCGCTGA